One genomic region from Octopus bimaculoides isolate UCB-OBI-ISO-001 chromosome 30, ASM119413v2, whole genome shotgun sequence encodes:
- the LOC106869059 gene encoding uncharacterized protein LOC106869059, translating into MDPDIVISYDIKDLPFVERLAAELKPYDWKVWYDKLPSSINSTVEYSTSQRGQAVVKSKIFLMVLSLDSIENVTCQNELALAYVTNSIIIPVARIDNFKELGDHLNSGMKLMLSKLNWCFFGKSDNFDKKFKILISSIKADMYKIAPMRCFTKSSSSSPNSSKFATLFRQNSVIKESTVLKTYKDTDSDDSDCHSDLEVDSNFWDRHFPCETSISWDIFKQCFLVDYEEQISSKYSYSKLAFFINMIFRDIFHCEQKLDREVFNQFCQNENGDSESFYNKLQQYAVGYHAMKQVFNMDSQHRLTAIENLGSYSSPAVLHFLEDMLHESDPNIRAVATIALAKAGKGSKRETAEKILPMLQDKDRIVRESAVLSLGKLKDRSCVKAIIDRW; encoded by the exons ATGGATCCAGACATTGTGATTAGTTATGATATAAAAGACCTTCCATTTGTGGAAAGACTAGCTG CTGAACTAAAACCTTATGACTGGAAAGTTTGGTATGACAAGCTGCCCAGCTCTATAAACTCCACTGTTGAGTATTCAACCTCACAACGTGGACAGGCTGTGGTTAAATCAAAG ATCTTTCTGATGGTTCTGTCTTTGGATTCCATTGAGAATGTAACCTGCCAGAATGAACTGGCCTTGGCCTACGTTACCAATTCTATAATCATTCCTGTGGCTCGTATCGACAATTTCAAAGAACTTGGTGACCACCTCAACTCAGGAAT GAAACTGATGCTGTCAAAGTTGAATTGGTGCTTCTTTGGCAAAAGCGACAACTTTGATAAGAAGTTCAAAATCCTCATCAGCAGCATCAAGGCTGACATGTACAAGATCGCTCCAATGCGCTGCTTTACGAAGTCTTCATCAAGCTCACCAAACTCTAGCAAGTTTGCCACACTTTTTCGACAGAACTCTGTGATTAAAGAGAGTACAGTGTTGAAGACTTACAAAGATACCGATTCGGATGACTCGGATTGCCACAGCGATCTGGAAGTGGATTCTAACTTCTGGGACCGCCACTTCCCCTGTGAGACCAGCATCAGTTGGGACATCTTCAAACAGTGTTTCCTTGTGGACTACGAAGAACAGATCTCATCAAAGTATTCTTACAGCAAGCTCGCATTCTTCATCAATATGATTTTTCGTGATATATTTCACTGCGAGCAGAAACTGGACCGAGAGGTTTTCAATCAGTTCTGTCAGAATGAGAATGGAGATTCGGAATCATTCTATAACAAACTACAACAGTATGCTGTGGGATACCATGCCATGAAACAAGTATTCAACATGGACAGCCAACATCGGTTAACTGCTATTGAAAATCTCG GTTCCTATTCCTCACCTGCTGTTTTACACTTTCTGGAAGATATGTTACATgaatctgacccaaatattcgtGCTGTTGCAACCATCGCCCTGGCCAAAGCAG GTAAAGGATCAAAGAGAGAAACTGCAGAGAAGATACTTCCAATGCTCCAAGACAAGGACCGGATAGTAAGAGAGAGCGCCGTGCTGTCTTTGGGTAAACTGAAGGACCGTAGCTGTGTGAAAGCCATCATAGATCGCTGGTAG